One region of Armigeres subalbatus isolate Guangzhou_Male chromosome 3, GZ_Asu_2, whole genome shotgun sequence genomic DNA includes:
- the LOC134224367 gene encoding UNC93-like protein, whose product MDNGNLAEGESNGSAVTAVVAGKDAEFGPREGYRIIKNIAILGFAFMIHFTAFHGTSNLQSSVHSDGSLGAFTLASIYGSLILSNIFLPVMVIRWLGCKWTIVVSFVAYMPYIAAQFYPRFYTLIPAGLAVGFGGGPLWCAKCTYLSVIAEAFSSIKKHKVKADYLIVKFFGLFFVFYQLAQVLGNLISFSVLSYGDEIEVAQNVTTANTVNISETCGANYVAPVDRQLQNDSNSNFHRPDTAKLNALTGIFLGCMALASILVAVGVDSLKRYNSTRTGSGSGISGVRMLVITMKQLGNKYQILLLPITMFIGVEQAFIAVDFTASFVACGLGISYIGYAMISFGLANAFAAAVTPSITKAIGRFPMIIVTAIFHLALIVFMLLWKPTDDYYAYSIIVACWGLADGVWLIQINALSGILFPGNEEAAFSNFRLWEATGSVIMYATSPVLSTFTKLVGIMCVMLVGTVGYTTIEVMEYRIKKSAAGKRFEMIQQQN is encoded by the exons ATGGACAACGGGAACCTTGCCGAAGGCGAAAGTAATGGATCTGCCGTTACGGCTGTAGTTGCCGGAAAGGACGCGGAATTCGGACCGCGGGAAGGTTATCGGATAATCAAGAACATTGCGATTCTTGGGTTCGCCTTCATGATCCATTTCACGGCATTCCATGGCACGTCCAACCTGCAGAGTTCCGTGCACAGCGATGGATCGCTGGGGGCGTTTACGCTAGCGTCCATCTATGGGTCGTTAATTTTGTCAAACATCTTTCTGCCGGTTATGGTGATCAG GTGGCTTGGATGCAAATGGACTATCGTCGTATCGTTCGTGGCCTACATGCCCTACATTGCGGCCCAATTTTACCCACGATTCTACACGCTGATCCCGGCTGGGTTGGCAGTTGGCTTTGGTGGAGGTCCGTTGTGGTGCGCAAAATGCACTTATCTGTCGGTGATTGCCGAGGCTTTTAGCTCCATCAAGAAACATAAGGTGAAGGCTGATTATTTGATTGTGAAGTTTTTTGGGCTGTTCTTCGTGTTCTACCAGTTGGCTCAAGTGCTTGgaaatttgatttcattttcgg TGCTTTCGTATGGAGACGAAATCGAAGTGGCTCAAAATGTCACCACTGCAAATACCGTCAACATTTCGGAAACATGCGGAGCCAACTATGTTGCTCCGGTTGATCGTCAGCTCCAAAACGATTCAAATTCGAACTTCCATCGACCAGACACTGCCAAACTGAATGCGTTGACTGGCATTTTCCTGGGCTGTATGGCACTGGCTAGCATTTTGGTGGCAGTTGGCGTGGATTCGCTCAAGCGATACAATAGCACCCGAACTGGGTCAGGATCGGGAATTTCCGGCGTCCGAATGTTGGTGATCACTATGAAACAATTGGGGAACAAGTATCAGATTTTGTTGCTTCCAATTACCATGTTCATCGGTGTCGAGCAGGCATTCATTGCAGTTGATTTCACAGCG TCGTTCGTCGCCTGTGGACTCGGGATCAGCTATATAGGTTATGCAATGATTAGCTTTGGACTGGCAAATGCATTTGCAGCGGCAGTTACCCCATCGATCACCAAAGCGATCGGACGCTTCCCGATGATCATTGTGACGGCAATCTTCCACCTGGCGCTGATTGTGTTCATGCTGCTATGGAAACCCACCGATGATTACTACGCCTACTCGATTATCGTCGCTTGCTGGGGTCTAGCCGACGGTGTATGGCTCATTCAAATAAATG CATTGAGTGGAATTCTGTTCCCCGGCAACGAAGAGGCTGCGTTCAGCAATTTCCGTTTGTGGGAGGCAACCGGATCGGTGATTATGTACGCAACCAGTCCAGTATTGTCGACTTTCACGAAGCTTGTTGGAATTATGTGCGTTATGCTGGTTGGAACTGTTGg CTATACAACTATCGAGGTTATGGAGTATCGAATAAAGAAAAGTGCTGCCGGTAAACGTTTCGAAATGATACAGCAACAAAACTAA